Proteins encoded in a region of the Microcoleus sp. AS-A8 genome:
- a CDS encoding DUF3370 domain-containing protein translates to MRTIDSHLAAQEYNLPQWLTQSGEGAVESDRRKSNNRCQASILMTEKKIHLPPIIYFLLLAFVGGGGYWLFAQKSAPLSEALAQTTPTPKPTPQIIVQPQPVKALPGQLDTVPMFNSNSPEWVKTEGILLSTFPPTGKAEKAAHLNFPFQGRFDVFIHHQTHTPKDLQTFYLGVILHNPGKQPVTVDVLQGATYLTQEAPYIPLPTYQENPNNTVYAGPGDRAVNDVLQGKRQADFPAKLVIPPGQSRMLLNHPTPVRNLEKPINGRSALMRLNSNGQVYAASLTMFAKKNPDGRDKVPTLEEWQTLLNTGRLAGPRDKAPTPPEQTSGQLIYGRVAGVQQGSKWQALIVDSPTAKDFTIPQSGQAVSYGLNTLRGGRLGTNQNQTARMLVRYPDTAYEAHGNYAVEYNLNIPLYNPTEQPQKVTLTVETPLKEEKLSRGGLLFQKPPRDWPFLRGTVRLRYKDDQGQEKTRYVHLWHRTSEVLEPLETLTMPPGSRKSVQIDFIYPPDSTPPHVLTIRTLDSRIP, encoded by the coding sequence ATGAGGACAATTGATAGTCATCTTGCAGCGCAGGAGTACAATTTACCTCAATGGCTCACCCAATCTGGTGAAGGCGCTGTGGAATCAGACAGAAGAAAATCGAATAATCGGTGTCAGGCTTCAATTCTTATGACTGAGAAAAAAATTCATCTTCCTCCTATCATTTACTTTCTACTTCTTGCTTTTGTAGGTGGTGGTGGCTATTGGTTATTCGCCCAAAAATCTGCACCTCTTTCAGAAGCCTTAGCCCAAACAACACCCACACCGAAGCCGACACCTCAAATCATCGTACAACCCCAACCCGTGAAAGCTTTACCCGGTCAGTTGGATACAGTGCCGATGTTTAATAGTAATAGCCCGGAATGGGTGAAGACTGAAGGAATTTTACTCTCTACCTTTCCCCCAACTGGAAAAGCTGAAAAAGCCGCTCATCTCAACTTTCCGTTTCAGGGACGATTTGATGTATTTATCCACCATCAAACGCACACTCCCAAGGATTTGCAGACGTTTTATCTAGGAGTAATTTTACATAATCCAGGAAAACAACCCGTAACAGTGGATGTGTTGCAAGGGGCGACTTATCTGACGCAGGAAGCACCTTACATTCCCTTACCAACCTATCAAGAAAATCCGAACAATACGGTTTATGCTGGCCCAGGCGATCGCGCTGTAAACGACGTACTCCAAGGTAAACGACAGGCTGATTTTCCAGCAAAATTGGTGATTCCACCGGGACAAAGCCGGATGTTGCTGAATCATCCCACACCTGTGCGGAATTTAGAAAAGCCAATCAATGGGCGATCGGCCCTGATGCGATTAAACAGTAATGGTCAGGTTTATGCCGCCAGTTTAACCATGTTTGCCAAAAAAAATCCAGATGGAAGAGACAAGGTACCCACTTTAGAAGAATGGCAAACTCTCCTGAATACAGGCCGTTTAGCAGGGCCACGGGATAAAGCTCCCACTCCCCCAGAACAGACCAGTGGTCAACTCATTTATGGTCGTGTTGCGGGTGTGCAACAAGGCTCAAAGTGGCAGGCGCTGATTGTTGATAGCCCTACAGCTAAAGATTTCACCATTCCTCAATCCGGTCAAGCTGTTTCCTATGGTCTCAATACCCTGCGAGGAGGGCGATTGGGTACCAATCAAAATCAGACAGCACGGATGCTTGTGCGTTATCCTGACACGGCCTATGAAGCCCACGGAAACTATGCTGTTGAATACAACCTGAACATACCTCTTTATAATCCCACCGAGCAACCCCAAAAGGTTACTCTAACCGTTGAAACTCCTTTAAAAGAGGAGAAATTGAGCCGGGGGGGACTCCTTTTCCAAAAACCACCCCGCGATTGGCCATTCTTGCGAGGGACTGTCCGCCTACGTTACAAGGATGATCAAGGTCAGGAAAAGACTCGCTATGTGCATTTATGGCACCGCACGAGTGAGGTGTTGGAACCCTTGGAGACGTTGACAATGCCGCCCGGAAGTCGTAAATCGGTGCAAATAGACTTCATTTATCCTCCTGATTCAACACCGCCACATGTACTAACAATTAGAACTCTAGATAGTCGTATTCCGTGA
- the gltD gene encoding glutamate synthase small subunit, giving the protein MGKPTGFIEFLRESPSELAPLDRIHNWDEFHLHMPEENLRTQGSRCMDCGIPFCHTGTLISGMASGCPINNLIPEWNDLVYRGLWREALDRLHKTNNFPEFTGRVCPAPCEGSCVLGINNPPVTIKNIEYSIIEKGWDEGWITPEPPAKRTGKKVAVIGSGPAGLSAAAQLNKAGHWVTVFERADRPGGLLMYGIPNMKLDKEQVVLRRLNVLEEEGVKFVCNTEVGKDLPVENLLKEFDAVMLCTGATKPRDLPIEGRDLKGIHFAMDFLTANTKAVLDKQSHSPLSAEGKDVVIIGGGDTGTDCVGTSIRHGCNSLVQLEILPQPPSQRATDNPWPEWPKVYKMDYGQEEAAAKFGADPRTYLTTATKFEGDDNGNVKAVHTVQVQWEKNEKGQFIPKHVPGTEKVLPAQLVLLAMGFLGPEQPLLDALGLERDPRSNVKADYGKYATSIPGVFAAGDCRRGQSLVVWAFNEGRGAARECDLYLMGSTDLP; this is encoded by the coding sequence ATGGGAAAACCAACTGGCTTCATCGAATTCTTGCGGGAATCACCCTCTGAACTTGCGCCCCTCGATCGCATTCACAACTGGGACGAATTCCACCTACACATGCCAGAGGAGAATCTCCGCACCCAAGGCTCACGCTGTATGGATTGCGGCATTCCCTTTTGCCACACGGGCACCCTAATCAGCGGCATGGCGAGTGGTTGCCCCATCAATAACCTGATCCCCGAATGGAACGACCTCGTCTATCGCGGACTTTGGCGCGAGGCACTGGATCGCCTGCACAAAACGAATAACTTCCCCGAATTTACCGGTCGCGTCTGTCCCGCACCCTGTGAAGGCTCCTGTGTACTGGGTATTAATAACCCCCCCGTCACCATTAAGAACATCGAGTACTCGATTATCGAAAAAGGATGGGATGAAGGCTGGATTACACCCGAACCCCCAGCCAAGCGCACCGGGAAAAAAGTGGCGGTGATTGGCTCCGGCCCTGCGGGTTTGAGTGCGGCGGCTCAGCTTAACAAAGCGGGTCATTGGGTCACTGTGTTTGAACGTGCCGACCGTCCGGGAGGGCTGCTGATGTATGGCATCCCCAACATGAAACTGGACAAGGAGCAAGTCGTTTTGCGCCGCCTCAACGTGCTTGAGGAAGAAGGCGTGAAGTTTGTCTGCAACACCGAAGTCGGTAAAGACTTACCAGTGGAAAATCTCCTCAAGGAATTCGACGCCGTCATGCTCTGCACGGGTGCCACAAAGCCTCGTGACCTGCCTATCGAAGGGCGTGATTTGAAAGGCATCCACTTTGCCATGGACTTCTTGACGGCAAACACTAAGGCAGTTCTGGACAAGCAATCCCATAGCCCCCTCTCGGCTGAAGGCAAGGATGTGGTGATCATTGGCGGTGGTGACACTGGTACCGACTGCGTGGGTACGTCGATTCGCCACGGCTGTAACAGCCTCGTACAACTGGAAATTTTGCCCCAACCCCCATCGCAACGGGCAACTGACAACCCGTGGCCTGAATGGCCCAAAGTTTACAAAATGGACTACGGACAGGAGGAAGCTGCTGCCAAGTTCGGTGCCGACCCCCGTACCTATCTCACCACTGCGACCAAGTTCGAGGGCGACGACAACGGCAATGTCAAAGCCGTCCATACCGTACAAGTTCAGTGGGAGAAAAACGAGAAAGGCCAGTTCATTCCGAAACATGTCCCTGGCACTGAAAAAGTCTTACCTGCACAACTTGTCCTACTGGCAATGGGCTTCCTCGGCCCTGAGCAACCCCTGCTCGATGCCCTCGGCCTTGAACGCGACCCACGCAGCAATGTAAAAGCCGACTACGGTAAATACGCCACCAGTATCCCTGGAGTCTTCGCGGCGGGTGACTGCCGTCGGGGTCAAAGCCTTGTCGTTTGGGCGTTTAACGAAGGGCGGGGTGCAGCGCGTGAGTGCGACCTTTACCTGATGGGTAGTACCGACCTGCCTTGA
- a CDS encoding GDYXXLXY domain-containing protein: MTATSESPPPTPESPRPISIWRFWVPLLFQTALILAVPAQAVYTQLTGKTVILQTIPVDPYELLRGYSQTLRYDISIQDNLRKLPGWQELPKNPANGKELTFIKPGTYVYVILQEPNAPKTSASTQLPKAWKPIAVSRFSPSQLPANQVALKGLAKHGFVEYGLETYYIPEDQRDQINADLRAARSNSSNESSQILQPVEPSQRPPKPPVLMEIKVSAQGESVPVSLWARVSQGSKQGIRNYRF, from the coding sequence GTGACTGCTACCTCAGAATCTCCCCCTCCCACACCTGAATCTCCTCGTCCCATATCTATCTGGCGATTTTGGGTACCTCTTTTATTTCAAACCGCGCTGATTCTTGCCGTACCAGCTCAAGCCGTGTACACTCAACTGACTGGCAAAACCGTTATCCTCCAAACCATACCCGTAGACCCTTACGAACTCTTACGGGGCTACTCCCAGACGTTAAGATATGACATTTCGATTCAAGACAATTTACGTAAGCTTCCAGGTTGGCAGGAATTGCCCAAGAACCCGGCTAATGGGAAGGAACTAACCTTTATCAAGCCAGGTACTTACGTCTATGTAATTTTGCAAGAACCAAACGCGCCCAAAACTTCGGCTTCAACTCAACTGCCAAAAGCTTGGAAACCTATAGCCGTCAGCCGCTTTAGCCCGTCCCAACTACCGGCTAATCAAGTGGCTCTCAAAGGCTTGGCTAAACATGGCTTTGTCGAGTATGGACTGGAAACTTACTACATCCCTGAAGATCAACGGGATCAGATTAACGCTGATTTACGTGCAGCTCGTTCCAACAGCTCCAACGAGTCATCTCAAATTTTACAGCCTGTGGAGCCAAGTCAGCGACCACCCAAACCGCCCGTTCTGATGGAAATTAAGGTCAGTGCCCAAGGTGAAAGTGTCCCAGTCAGCCTTTGGGCGCGGGTGAGTCAAGGCTCAAAACAGGGGATTCGCAACTATCGCTTTTGA
- a CDS encoding DUF2157 domain-containing protein: MLSEKFRRQLRQEVEQWRTEELIDDFLYEQLSQRYLFSDIEASARNRFIIILLGLGSVLLGLAIITFVAANWQAWSRGLKVILLLSGFVGINTAGFYLWRRPTEGWQRRLGQGLLVLGALVLGANMALMSQMFHQSGLLYQLYLVWGLGVLAMAYCLRLTLLGMLSALLIGLGYLTSLWGSSEFGTLGEFSWLRLMVQYMPVLGGLMFIPLAYWCRSRWIFRIALVAMVFSLEASLIRLDVVGSSGWMAAIACALPPALLWAYSDSLWKIPPTDESFDGIARTLAVTFLSLLFYVLSFLGIWNTPSGLSADVSSTLPLPLQVDILLLSGLTLWEWGRLLLLRRVNLTTSLVASMIILSAFVPYWHLNISRSPTVAVLIFNLLLFLLAVGLIREGLSQGQRRLFWGGMVLLTLQIFSRMLEYNTDLLFKSFVLLLCGLGVIAAGLWFERYVRTMRS; this comes from the coding sequence ATGCTTTCCGAGAAATTTCGTCGCCAGTTACGCCAAGAAGTAGAGCAATGGCGCACTGAGGAATTAATTGATGATTTTTTGTACGAACAACTATCCCAACGCTACCTATTCAGTGACATTGAAGCGTCTGCCCGTAACCGTTTCATCATTATTTTGCTGGGACTGGGTAGTGTCCTGTTAGGCTTAGCCATCATCACCTTTGTCGCTGCGAATTGGCAAGCATGGTCACGGGGACTGAAGGTTATCTTACTGTTGAGTGGATTTGTGGGCATCAACACCGCTGGCTTCTACCTATGGCGACGCCCGACTGAGGGATGGCAACGCCGCTTGGGACAGGGCTTATTAGTCTTAGGGGCGCTGGTACTAGGGGCGAATATGGCGCTGATGTCCCAAATGTTTCATCAGAGTGGGTTGCTGTATCAGTTGTATCTGGTTTGGGGTTTGGGCGTCTTAGCGATGGCTTATTGCCTACGGTTGACGTTGTTGGGCATGTTGTCAGCCCTCTTAATTGGGCTAGGGTATTTGACGTCTCTGTGGGGTTCGTCAGAATTTGGCACTCTAGGCGAGTTTTCTTGGCTGCGACTGATGGTGCAATATATGCCCGTGTTAGGTGGTTTAATGTTTATCCCTCTAGCTTACTGGTGCCGATCGCGCTGGATTTTTCGCATTGCCCTTGTCGCGATGGTTTTTTCCCTAGAGGCTAGCTTAATTCGCCTGGATGTGGTGGGTTCATCCGGTTGGATGGCTGCGATCGCTTGTGCCCTACCCCCTGCACTTTTATGGGCTTATAGTGATTCGCTTTGGAAAATTCCACCGACAGACGAGTCATTCGATGGCATAGCCCGTACTCTTGCCGTCACCTTTCTCAGTCTTCTGTTTTATGTCCTATCCTTCCTGGGTATATGGAACACCCCATCAGGACTGTCTGCTGATGTCAGCTCAACACTACCGTTGCCTTTGCAAGTCGATATCCTGCTTTTAAGCGGCTTGACTCTCTGGGAATGGGGGCGACTGTTGCTGTTGCGTCGAGTCAATCTGACAACAAGCCTTGTAGCTAGCATGATTATCCTCAGCGCCTTCGTTCCCTATTGGCATCTAAACATCAGTAGAAGTCCAACCGTGGCGGTACTAATCTTCAACCTACTCTTATTTCTGCTGGCGGTGGGTTTAATCCGTGAAGGATTGTCACAGGGGCAGCGTCGCTTATTTTGGGGTGGGATGGTGCTACTAACTCTACAGATTTTCAGTCGAATGCTGGAATATAACACCGATTTACTGTTTAAATCCTTCGTCTTACTCTTGTGCGGTTTGGGTGTGATTGCCGCCGGCTTATGGTTTGAGCGTTACGTCCGAACCATGAGGAGTTAG
- the gltB gene encoding glutamate synthase large subunit, giving the protein MNSNKLPPKQGLYDPQFEHDACGVGFIVHMKGKKSHEIVEQALTILLNLDHRGACGCETNTGDGAGILMQVPHKFLKKVAAAQSITLPEAGEYGVGMIYCSPDPAEREQSRRIFEKIVADEGQQVLGWRDVPTDNSSLGNTAKSSEPFMEQVFIQRNPDLPDDMAFERKLYVIRKRSHTAIRATHIDPYWYPSSLSCRTIVYKGMLMPVQVGLYYPELHDPDMESALGLVHSRFSTNTFPSWERSHPYRYIAHNGEINTLRGNINWMHARQSLFESDLFGEDMKKIQPVINMDGSDSLIFDNAMELLVLAGRSLPHAMMMMIPEPWTAHESMSDEKKAFYEYHSCLMEPWDGPASIAFTDGTMMGAVLDRNGLRPSRYYVTKDDLVIMASEAGVLPIEPERVALKGRLQPGRMFLVDMEEGRIVADEEIKNKIATEHPYREWINQHMVELAQVKDAPVADTGADTEIPALLQRQMAFGYTFEELRLLLTPMARDGVEAVGAMGADTPLAVLSDRPKLLYEYFQQLFAQVTNPPIDSIREEIITSAETTIGSERNLLKPEPESCHLIELKTPILSNEELAKLKHINEGQFKSVTLPILFDPKQGVKGLETAMEEICAQANRAIEAGVNLIILSDRGVNPDNAPIPALMAVSGLHHHLIREGTRTRVGLVLESGEPREVHHYATLIGYGCGAINPYLAFETIDDMIHEGLLVNIDHKTACKNYVKAATKGVVKVASKIGISTIQSYRGAQIFEAIGLNQSVIDKYFTWTASRIQGADLEVIAQEAILRHSHAFPDRPANANTLDVGGEYQWRKGGEAHLFSPETIHTLQKAVRVGSYDLYKQYAGLVNEQNQRHFTLRGLLEFKPREPVPIEEVEPVEAIVKRFKTGAMSYGSISKETHEALAIAMNRLGGKSNTGEGGEDPDRYTWTNERGDSKNSAIKQVASGRFGVTSLYLSQAKELQIKMAQGAKPGEGGQLPGKKVYPWIAKVRHSTPGVGLISPPPHHDIYSIEDLAELIHDLKNANREARVSVKLVSEVGVGTIAAGVSKAHADVVLISGYDGGTGASPQTSIKHAGLPWELGLAETHQTLVLNNLRSRIVVETDGQMKTGRDVVIAALLGAEEFGFATAPLVTLGCIMMRVCHLNTCPVGVATQDPQLRQNFTGDPEHTVNFMKFIAQEARELMAELGFRTLNEMVGRTDILEPKKAVEHWKAKNLDLSKILYQPEVGPEVGRYCQIPQDHGLDKSLDITTLLDLCQPAIEKGEKVKATLPIKNVNRVVGTILGNEITKRHWEGLPEDTVHLHFQGSAGQSFGAFVPKGVTLELEGDANDYLGKGLSGGKIILYPPVASTFVAEENIIAGNVAFYGATGGEAYIRGMAGERFCVRNSGVNTVVEAVGDHGCEYMTGGKVVVLGATGRNFAAGMSGGVAYILDETGDFATRCNQQMVGLESLEDAEEIDDLYQMIQRHADYTGSQKASKVLASWKDMVPKFVKVMPKDYKRVLQAIEKAIAAGLSGDDALTAAFEENARDVARIGGS; this is encoded by the coding sequence ATGAACAGCAACAAACTGCCACCAAAACAGGGCCTATACGATCCACAGTTTGAACACGACGCATGTGGTGTCGGGTTCATCGTGCACATGAAGGGGAAGAAGTCGCACGAGATCGTAGAGCAGGCACTGACGATCCTCTTAAACCTCGACCACCGAGGTGCGTGTGGTTGTGAAACCAATACGGGTGACGGAGCAGGCATTTTGATGCAAGTGCCGCACAAGTTCCTGAAAAAGGTGGCAGCCGCCCAAAGCATCACACTGCCAGAAGCGGGTGAGTATGGCGTGGGTATGATCTACTGCTCGCCCGATCCGGCTGAGCGAGAGCAGAGTCGGCGGATTTTTGAAAAAATTGTAGCTGACGAAGGTCAGCAGGTTCTAGGCTGGCGCGATGTACCCACGGATAACTCGTCGCTGGGTAACACCGCGAAATCGAGCGAACCGTTCATGGAGCAGGTGTTCATCCAGCGCAACCCTGACCTGCCTGACGACATGGCGTTCGAGCGGAAGCTCTACGTCATCCGCAAGCGCTCTCACACAGCCATCCGCGCCACCCACATTGACCCCTATTGGTATCCCTCCAGTTTGTCGTGCCGCACAATCGTTTACAAAGGCATGTTGATGCCGGTACAGGTGGGGTTGTATTACCCAGAACTCCACGATCCGGATATGGAAAGTGCCTTGGGACTGGTACACTCTCGGTTCAGCACCAATACCTTCCCAAGCTGGGAGCGCAGTCACCCCTATCGCTACATCGCCCATAACGGTGAAATCAACACGCTACGGGGCAACATCAACTGGATGCACGCTAGGCAGTCGCTCTTCGAGTCGGACTTATTTGGCGAGGACATGAAGAAGATTCAGCCGGTGATCAACATGGACGGCAGTGACTCGCTGATCTTCGACAATGCCATGGAATTGCTCGTACTGGCAGGGCGATCGCTTCCCCATGCGATGATGATGATGATTCCCGAACCGTGGACAGCCCACGAGTCGATGAGCGACGAGAAAAAGGCATTCTACGAATACCACTCCTGTCTGATGGAACCGTGGGATGGCCCAGCCTCGATCGCGTTCACCGATGGCACCATGATGGGCGCGGTACTTGACCGCAACGGTTTGCGTCCATCACGTTACTACGTCACCAAAGATGACCTAGTGATCATGGCCTCCGAAGCCGGTGTATTGCCCATTGAACCAGAGCGCGTGGCTCTCAAAGGTCGCCTGCAACCCGGACGGATGTTCCTGGTGGACATGGAAGAGGGTCGCATCGTCGCCGATGAAGAGATCAAAAATAAAATTGCCACGGAACACCCTTATCGCGAGTGGATCAACCAACACATGGTCGAACTCGCGCAGGTTAAGGATGCACCCGTAGCGGACACCGGGGCAGACACAGAAATCCCAGCCCTACTCCAGCGCCAGATGGCCTTCGGTTATACCTTTGAGGAGCTACGCTTGCTGCTGACGCCAATGGCTCGCGATGGGGTTGAGGCGGTGGGTGCGATGGGTGCGGATACCCCCCTAGCTGTTCTGTCTGACCGACCCAAACTGCTTTACGAGTATTTCCAGCAACTGTTTGCCCAGGTCACAAACCCGCCCATCGATTCCATCCGAGAAGAGATTATCACCTCGGCGGAGACAACCATTGGTTCGGAACGCAACTTGCTCAAGCCTGAACCGGAGAGTTGTCATCTGATCGAGCTGAAAACACCCATCCTCAGCAACGAAGAACTGGCGAAGCTCAAGCACATCAACGAGGGTCAGTTTAAGTCCGTTACCCTGCCGATTCTGTTCGACCCGAAACAGGGTGTGAAGGGACTGGAAACGGCGATGGAAGAAATTTGCGCCCAGGCGAACCGTGCCATTGAAGCAGGCGTGAACCTGATCATCCTTAGCGATCGCGGTGTGAACCCAGACAACGCCCCCATTCCAGCCTTGATGGCAGTTTCCGGGCTGCATCACCACCTGATCCGCGAAGGCACACGCACTAGAGTGGGACTCGTCCTCGAATCGGGTGAACCCCGCGAGGTGCATCATTATGCAACCCTGATCGGCTACGGCTGCGGCGCGATCAATCCCTATCTCGCCTTCGAGACGATCGACGACATGATTCACGAAGGCTTGCTGGTTAACATTGACCACAAAACCGCCTGTAAGAACTACGTCAAAGCCGCGACGAAGGGTGTGGTGAAGGTCGCCTCAAAGATTGGTATTTCGACGATTCAGAGCTATCGGGGTGCCCAGATTTTCGAGGCGATTGGACTCAACCAATCGGTGATTGACAAATACTTTACCTGGACAGCATCACGGATTCAGGGGGCAGACCTGGAAGTCATCGCCCAAGAAGCGATTTTACGGCACTCTCACGCCTTCCCTGACCGTCCAGCCAATGCTAACACTCTTGATGTCGGTGGTGAATACCAGTGGCGTAAAGGTGGAGAGGCGCACCTATTCAGTCCGGAGACCATCCACACGCTGCAAAAGGCAGTACGGGTCGGCAGTTACGACCTTTACAAGCAATATGCAGGGCTGGTGAATGAGCAGAACCAAAGGCACTTCACGCTGCGCGGATTGCTGGAATTCAAGCCGCGCGAACCCGTGCCCATTGAGGAAGTGGAACCCGTCGAGGCGATCGTCAAGCGCTTTAAAACGGGTGCGATGAGCTACGGTTCCATCTCGAAGGAGACACACGAGGCCCTAGCGATCGCCATGAATCGTCTCGGCGGCAAATCCAACACCGGTGAAGGGGGCGAAGACCCGGATCGTTATACTTGGACGAATGAGCGGGGCGACTCCAAGAACAGCGCGATCAAACAAGTTGCCTCCGGTCGCTTTGGTGTAACCAGCCTCTATTTGTCCCAAGCCAAGGAACTCCAGATCAAGATGGCGCAGGGCGCAAAACCGGGTGAAGGTGGACAGCTTCCGGGCAAAAAGGTGTATCCGTGGATCGCTAAGGTGCGCCACTCCACCCCAGGCGTGGGACTGATTTCGCCACCGCCGCACCACGACATCTACTCCATCGAAGACCTCGCCGAGTTGATTCACGACTTGAAGAACGCCAACCGCGAGGCACGGGTGAGTGTCAAGTTGGTGTCCGAGGTGGGCGTCGGCACCATTGCTGCTGGTGTGTCCAAAGCCCACGCTGATGTTGTCCTGATTTCCGGTTACGACGGCGGTACAGGCGCATCACCCCAGACCTCGATCAAGCACGCCGGATTGCCTTGGGAACTGGGACTGGCGGAAACCCACCAGACGCTAGTCCTGAACAACTTGCGCTCGCGGATTGTGGTCGAAACCGATGGTCAGATGAAGACAGGACGCGACGTGGTGATTGCCGCACTACTCGGTGCTGAGGAGTTCGGGTTTGCCACCGCCCCTCTGGTCACCCTCGGCTGCATCATGATGCGTGTGTGCCACCTGAACACTTGCCCAGTTGGCGTCGCCACGCAAGACCCGCAACTGCGTCAAAACTTCACGGGCGATCCGGAACACACCGTAAACTTCATGAAGTTCATCGCGCAGGAAGCCCGCGAACTCATGGCAGAACTCGGTTTCCGTACCCTCAATGAAATGGTCGGTCGCACCGATATACTTGAGCCAAAGAAAGCTGTGGAGCATTGGAAAGCGAAGAACCTCGACCTCTCGAAGATTCTTTATCAGCCGGAAGTTGGGCCAGAGGTGGGTCGCTATTGTCAAATCCCCCAAGACCACGGACTTGACAAATCTCTCGATATAACCACTCTGCTCGACTTGTGCCAACCGGCGATCGAGAAGGGCGAAAAAGTGAAAGCCACGTTACCGATTAAGAACGTGAACCGTGTGGTTGGCACCATCCTCGGTAACGAAATCACCAAGCGCCACTGGGAGGGACTGCCAGAAGACACGGTACATTTGCATTTCCAGGGCAGTGCAGGCCAAAGTTTTGGCGCATTCGTACCAAAAGGTGTGACCCTCGAACTCGAAGGGGATGCCAATGACTACTTGGGCAAGGGTCTGAGCGGCGGTAAAATCATTCTCTATCCGCCCGTGGCTTCTACGTTTGTTGCTGAGGAAAACATCATTGCCGGTAATGTTGCCTTCTATGGGGCAACGGGTGGCGAAGCCTACATCCGAGGGATGGCAGGTGAGCGTTTCTGCGTCCGCAACTCCGGCGTGAACACCGTGGTTGAAGCGGTCGGTGACCATGGCTGCGAATATATGACTGGCGGTAAAGTTGTTGTGCTGGGGGCGACCGGTCGCAACTTCGCCGCAGGCATGAGTGGTGGCGTTGCCTATATCCTCGATGAGACGGGCGACTTTGCCACACGTTGCAATCAGCAAATGGTTGGGCTGGAAAGCCTCGAAGACGCGGAAGAGATCGACGACTTGTACCAGATGATTCAGCGCCACGCCGACTACACCGGGAGCCAGAAAGCCTCCAAAGTGCTTGCCTCCTGGAAAGACATGGTGCCGAAGTTCGTCAAGGTGATGCCGAAGGATTACAAGCGTGTGTTGCAGGCGATTGAGAAGGCGATCGCAGCCGGTTTGAGTGGTGATGATGCGCTGACGGCGGCGTTTGAAGAAAACGCCCGCGATGTTGCCCGAATTGGCGGCAGCTAG